ATCGACAGCTTCGAGGGATGCGTTACCGTCGACAAGATGACCGACGTACAGAAGGCCCCCGAACACGACGCCGTGTGATTTGCAGATTTTTTGATTTGCAGATTTTCGGATTGACCTCACGATTTCGATTTTTCACTGAAAATCAAGGTCGTGAGGTCAATTCTTATATTCGTGGGTTAAATCGCGGGCGAAATCCTCTAGAGAATACCCCCGAAACCGCACTTTTCGGAACCGACTGACCTCACGATTCTATTTTTTTCCCGAAAAATCGAATCGTGCGGTCATAGAATCCAAATCGTGAGGTCAGCAAGCAGACTACTCGGCCTGCTGTTCCTCATACCAACGGTTCAACTCGGCAACAGCGACATCACGCTCGACCGGGCCGTTATCGAGGCGATATTCCAGCATGTGCTTGTACGCCTTGCCAACCAGCGGTCCCGGGTCAATGCCGAGCAGCTGCATGATTTCGTCACCGTTCAGATCAGGGCGGATCGCGTCGAAATCCTCCTTCTCCTTCAGATCGCGCACGCGCTGTTCCATCTCGTCCATCGCCGACGAGAACACCATGGCCTTGCGCTTGTTCTGCGTGGTCGCGTCGGCACGCGTAAGGCGGTTCAGGCGCTCATACAGCGGACCCGCATCCTTGACGTAACGACGGACCGCGGAATCCGTCCACGGCTCCTCCACGTAGCCATGGAAGCGCAAGTGCAGATTGACCAGCTCGCTGACGTCCTCGACCATATGATGGTCGAAATGCAATGCCTTAAGGCGCTTGCGGGTCATTTTCGCGCCGACCGCATCATGATGATGGAAGCTCACCTTGCCACCCGATTCGAAACGACGCGTCTTCGGCTTGCCGATATCGTGCATCAGCGCGGCCAAACGCAACGTCAGATCCGGTGCCGGCACAGGGCCGTCCGGGCCGGTTTCGAGGGCAACCGCACGATCAATGACGATCATGGTGTGCTCGAACACGTCCTTATGACGATGATGTTCGTCGATTTCGAGCTGCAATGCCGGAATTTCCGGGAAGACGATATCGGCAAGACCGGAATCGACCAGCGCTTCGATACCTGCGCGCGGGCGATCGGACAGCAGCATTTTGACCAGTTCGTCGCGTACGCGCTCAGCGGAAACGATTTCAATGCGATCGACCATGTCGGTCAGCGCTTCAGCGGTTTCCGGTTCGATACGGAAGCCCAGTTGCGCCACGAAACGTACGGCGCGCATCATGCGCAGCGGATCGTCGTCAAACGACTGGCGAGGATCGACCGGCGTGCGCAACACGCCCTTGGCCAAATCGTTCGCGCCGCCGAACGGATCGACGAATTCCAATTCCGGCACACGCAACGCCATGGCATTCACCGTGAAATCACGGCGGGAAAGATCGCCTTCCAGCGTGTCGCCATAATTGACTTCCGGCTTGCGCGAGTCGGGGTCATACGTGTCGGAACGGTAGGTCGTTACCTCAACCTGCACTTCCGTGCCATCCTCACGCCTGCGCATGGCGCCCAACGTGCCGAATTTACGGCCCATATCCCAAAAGCCATCGCGCCCGAAACGGCGCAAAATGTGTTCAAACTGCTCAGGACGCGCCGATGTGCAAAAATCCAAATCATGCGATTTACGATGCAACAGCAGGTCTCGAACGGGACCTCCCACCAACGCCAATTCATAGCCTTCCGCGGCGAACATACGCCCTAATTCAATGGCCTCTGGCCACACTTCGAAGTTCACGCCATCCCTTTCCGGCACCACAAGTTTCTGCCTTACCAGCATACCGTTACCCCACCTGCACACAGAATTGAGTATGGTTGGAATCATGATTACGCCCGCAGACCTTGCACGCATGCTTGCCCATGCTGCGGACGACCATGCCCAAAATCCGATGGAACCAGACAAACTGCTGTACACATCGCAGTCCGTTTCCTTGCGGCAAGAGACCATCATCACGCCCAACGCACCCACCCCGGCAATAATGCCGCAGCGGCGCGCCACGGACGGTCCGACCACGTTCGCCTCGCTCGACGCGCAGGAACTGCCGGTAGTGCGCGAATATTCGGCGGGAGGTCTCGTATTCGACGACAAGGGCCGTGTGGCGATCATCGCACGCCACTCGCGTAGCGGACATTTGGAATGGTGCCTGCCGAAAGGTCATATCGAAAAAGGCGAAACACCGCAGCAAACCGCCGTTCGCGAAGTTCACGAGGAAACAGGAATCCTAGGTGAAGTGGTCGATTCCATCGCCACCATCGACTACTGGTTCACCGGAACCAGCCAGCGTGTGCACAAGCTGGTGCATCATTTCGCATTGCGTCAGATCGGCGGCGAGTTGACGGTGGAAGGCGACCCGGATCATGAGGCGGAAGACGCGATTTGGGTGGATTTTGCTGATTTGGACGACGTTCTCAGCTACCCGAACGAACGAAAGATAGCATGGTTGTACGCAAGGAAACTCAACAGACAGGCGTGAAGGTGAATCAACCCGCACAACGGAACGTTCCGCACGGCATGCGTGCGCTTTCGGCAATCCTCGCCATGGTTATGACCATGGCGTTGATGTTGTTATACGCACCTGTGCCGAAAGCCGAAGCCGAAGAAACACAGGAATCGCAATCCGGCACCATGCTGTCGATCGACTCCTCCACCGCCGTGCTGACCGACACTTCCGGCTATCATTTGAGCGCGACGGTGACCAACACCACCGATCAGGAAATCCCTTCAGGCACGCTCACCCTTGCCATGAACGCCTTCTACACGTTCGTGTCGCGCAACGATATCCAGGAATGGTCGGAAGGCATCGGGCAGATTCCCACGCCCAATATCGTTGGGCAGAGCGAGGTTCCCGCGCTTCAACCGGGAGCTTCGGCGAACGTGCACATCGACGCGGACTCGAATCAGGAGACGCTGGCGTCCGTCAACTCCTGGGGGCCGAAACCGGTCACGCTCAGTTATGAGGCCAATGGCGTTCAACAAGACGAAGCGCACACTTTCGCAACACGGACCGGAGCTGGAATCAATACCCCCGACACGCCCGCGATGAATATCACCATCGTGCAGCCGCTCGAAGCGCAAGGATGGACCACCGACAACACCATGCTGGAACAGCTCGTCAACAAAGGTGGCGTCACCTCCGCGGAACTCTCGAAAATCGCCGTTCCCGGCAAAGAAGACGAGGCACGACTCAAGTCGCTGGAACAGACGTTCACCAAGCATGACAAACTGCAGGTGGTGGCCGATCCAACCTATCTGAAGGCGATGCCGATGCCGACGCAAGTCGACGGCATCACGCAACCGGCCCTGTTCGACATCACCGCCTATTCCGCGCTGAACGACAGCAAAACCTATGATTCGGCAGGCGTCGGCACCTCGCAATGGAACGCCGAACAGGCCTTGAAAAACTATCAATCGGCGTTGGGTGACCCGAACGCGAGTATGACCACGTATGCATGGCAGGGCACCGGCAATTGGACCGCAGACGCGCTGGCGAAAGCCAAGCAGCAGGGGTACGACACCGTCATCGCCACGCATGATTTCGAAGAGGATGATGCGGCCACCGCGGAAACCGGCAAGACCGTAGTAACCACCGACGCCGGCGACATCACCGTACTGACCGCGCAAAGCGTGCTTTCCAACCTTGCACAAGGCAAGGCGACCAGTGCCGACGCCGAAGCGGACGGCGA
This window of the Bifidobacterium pseudocatenulatum DSM 20438 = JCM 1200 = LMG 10505 genome carries:
- a CDS encoding CCA tRNA nucleotidyltransferase, translated to MNFEVWPEAIELGRMFAAEGYELALVGGPVRDLLLHRKSHDLDFCTSARPEQFEHILRRFGRDGFWDMGRKFGTLGAMRRREDGTEVQVEVTTYRSDTYDPDSRKPEVNYGDTLEGDLSRRDFTVNAMALRVPELEFVDPFGGANDLAKGVLRTPVDPRQSFDDDPLRMMRAVRFVAQLGFRIEPETAEALTDMVDRIEIVSAERVRDELVKMLLSDRPRAGIEALVDSGLADIVFPEIPALQLEIDEHHRHKDVFEHTMIVIDRAVALETGPDGPVPAPDLTLRLAALMHDIGKPKTRRFESGGKVSFHHHDAVGAKMTRKRLKALHFDHHMVEDVSELVNLHLRFHGYVEEPWTDSAVRRYVKDAGPLYERLNRLTRADATTQNKRKAMVFSSAMDEMEQRVRDLKEKEDFDAIRPDLNGDEIMQLLGIDPGPLVGKAYKHMLEYRLDNGPVERDVAVAELNRWYEEQQAE
- a CDS encoding NUDIX hydrolase, whose product is MVGIMITPADLARMLAHAADDHAQNPMEPDKLLYTSQSVSLRQETIITPNAPTPAIMPQRRATDGPTTFASLDAQELPVVREYSAGGLVFDDKGRVAIIARHSRSGHLEWCLPKGHIEKGETPQQTAVREVHEETGILGEVVDSIATIDYWFTGTSQRVHKLVHHFALRQIGGELTVEGDPDHEAEDAIWVDFADLDDVLSYPNERKIAWLYARKLNRQA
- a CDS encoding DUF6049 family protein — encoded protein: MVVRKETQQTGVKVNQPAQRNVPHGMRALSAILAMVMTMALMLLYAPVPKAEAEETQESQSGTMLSIDSSTAVLTDTSGYHLSATVTNTTDQEIPSGTLTLAMNAFYTFVSRNDIQEWSEGIGQIPTPNIVGQSEVPALQPGASANVHIDADSNQETLASVNSWGPKPVTLSYEANGVQQDEAHTFATRTGAGINTPDTPAMNITIVQPLEAQGWTTDNTMLEQLVNKGGVTSAELSKIAVPGKEDEARLKSLEQTFTKHDKLQVVADPTYLKAMPMPTQVDGITQPALFDITAYSALNDSKTYDSAGVGTSQWNAEQALKNYQSALGDPNASMTTYAWQGTGNWTADALAKAKQQGYDTVIATHDFEEDDAATAETGKTVVTTDAGDITVLTAQSVLSNLAQGKATSADAEADGEGTTAGRLARFVAQSAFYQMEQPYSERNLLVCLNGNSDPAVVDALMTDVEQSPWLNITDLNTLNNADPALSGDDAAAIVPQSDGINDATQANLRQTLNTLAASTNDIKRFNASILTDVADDAKQAPAGLKAWRRQLVNAHGIMALHALGGENPAGSTMVEGAGQLASLLINGVAITPTENVNVVSETAQMPVTISNSHPYPVTVKVSSLTNSMQIVTSRFDTVEVPAHGEAQVAFIIRVATSGTADATLSLQDRQGITFGATQTTHITSALQISDKTGFIIIGIAVLLGALGLWRQSHRKKDPDE